From one Perca flavescens isolate YP-PL-M2 chromosome 19, PFLA_1.0, whole genome shotgun sequence genomic stretch:
- the LOC114573957 gene encoding E3 ubiquitin-protein ligase TRIM39-like — MASPSALLSEVQFQCCICQEVFSEPVSIPCGHSFCFTCITSHWDHGLAVSCPKCQTVFKGRPELCENSFAKEMSEQIRARKQNGVMPQAGELIYCDVCVGKQTKALKSCIVCLTSYCESHLEPHLRVTTLKIHKLIQPVATLENRMCKRHQRLLELFCRSDQRCVCVLCTETDHSSHDTVPVERESQEKKAQMKRIEADVEHMIQDRLQKVEEIKHSMELSKENSKRDLVESMEVFSTLLGSLERCQAELAEVIQRKQAAAEQRAERLITELELEITELERKRSEMEQLSHTEDHLHLLQRFPALSFPPSAKACSDIIVHSDTCLGTVRRAVANIEEQLQSALKKLSTQEHEKMQQYAADVHLDPRTANPWLVLSEDGRQIWDGDVEQNLVDIPERFDTAPCVLATRGFTTGRHYWEVDVGDKTAWDLGVARQSVNRKGFVTLSPEDGYWAICLRKGREYRACAGQAELLCLSQRPRVVGLFLDYEDGTMSFYDAEAKSHIYSFTRVQFTEAMFPFFNPDMCDNGSNKSPLIIRPVSGVSGGGDIDDITI, encoded by the exons ATGGCCTCCCCCAGCGCTCTCCTGTCAGAGGTGCAGTTTCAGTGTTGCATCTGTCAGGAGGTTTTCTCTGAGCCTGTTTCCATCCCCTGCGGTCACAGCTTCTGCTTCACCTGCATCACATCCCACTGGGACCACGGCCTCGCCGTCAGCTGTCCCAAATGTCAGACAGTCTTTAAGGGCCGCCCAGAGCTTTGTGAAAACTCCTTCGCCAAGGAAATGTCAGAGCAGATCCGAGCGAGAAAGCAAAACGGTGTGATGCCACAGGCAGGGGAATTAATATATTGTGATGTGTGCGTGGGAAAGCAAACAAAGGCCCTGAAGTCCTGCATTGTGTGTTTGACCTCATATTGTGAGAGTCACCTGGAGCCACACCTGAGAGTTACCACCTTGAAGATTCACAAGCTAATCCAACCTGTGGCAACGCTGGAGAACCGGATGTGCAAAAGGCACCAAAGGCTCCTGGAGCTATTCTGCAGGAGCgaccagaggtgtgtgtgtgtgctgtgcaccGAGACCGACCACAGCTCTCACGACACCGTCCCAGTGGAGCGAGAGAGTCAGGAGAAGAAG GCTCAGATGAAAAGGATCGAGGCTGATGTGGAGCACATGATTCAGGACAGACTGCAGAAAGTGGAGGAGATCAAACACTCCATGGAGCTCAGCAAA GAAAACTCAAAGAGGGACCTAGTGGAAAGCATGGAGGTCTTCTCCACTCTGCTTGGTTCCCTGGAGAGATGTCAGGCTGAGCTGGCCGAGGTTATCCAGAGGAAGCaggcagcagcagagcagagagCGGAGAGGCTTATCACAGAGCTGGAGCTGGAAATCACTGAgctggagaggaagagaagtgAGATGGAGCAGCTTTCTCACACTGAGGACCACCTCCATCTTCTGCAG AGATTTCCAGCTCTGAGTTTTCCTCCGTCTGCCAAAGCCTGCTCTGACATCATCGTCCATTCAGACACATGTTTGGGGACTGTGAGGAGAGCGGTGGCCAACATTGAAGAGCAGCTTCAATCTGCTTTGAAAAAGCTTTCCACTCAAG AGCACGAGAAGATGCAGCAGTATGCAG CCGATGTTCATCTGGACCCCAGGACAGCCAACCCTTGGCTGGTTCTGTCAGAGGATGGGAGACAGATCTGGGATGGAGATGTTGAGCAGAACCTGGTGGACATACCAGAGCGCTTTGACACAGCACCATGTGTCCTCGCCACCAGG GGTTTCACCACAGGGAGGCACTACTGGGAGGTAGACGTGGGAGACAAAACAGCGTGGGACTTGGGTGTGGCTCGACAGTCGGTCAACAGGAAGGGTTTCGTCACGTTGAGTCCAGAGGACGGTTATTGGGCTATTTGTTTGAGGAAGGGCAGAGAATACCGGGCGTGTGCAGGACAGGCAGAGCTGCTGTGTCTCTCTCAGAGGCCGCGGGTTGTTGGGCTGTTCTTGGATTACGAGGACGGAACAATGTCCTTTTATGACGCAGAGGCCAAGTCGCACATCTATTCCTTTACACGGGTCCAGTTCACTGAGGCCATGTTTCCCTTTTTTAACCCAGATATGTGTGACAACGGCAGCAATAAATCACCACTTATCATCCGCCCTGTTAGTGGAGTCAGTGGAGGAGGGGATATAGATGACATTACAATATAA
- the LOC114545414 gene encoding X-linked retinitis pigmentosa GTPase regulator-interacting protein 1-like → MPPKRKMRKGDKLRVEIMSLTFEPSSHVALDKSVQRVYVEYRLLGVPMETTETPMSLRKPTNGEEIHYNFTRVIYVDGSQSAPLRQYLYTMLEGTDPNQGRLKFTVVSEPMDDEEECVDVGHAFLDLQKLLLTGNDVSDQQIDVVSVDEDKEVIGNLKVSLEAAKALTGIYQEFHQKIETKKEDNTDEEEEEEKEEEEQEGEKKTDEIVIDYEDDSDF, encoded by the exons ATGCCACCAAAACGGAAAATGAGGAAG GGAGACAAGCTGAGAGTCGAGATTATGTCCCTGACGTTTGAACCGTCCTCACACGTGGCGCTGGACAAATCAGTGCAGCGTGTTTATGTGGAATACCGGCTGCTGGGTGTCCCCATGGAGACGACAGAAACGCCCATGTCCCTCCGCAAGCCCACAAATGGGGAGGAGATTCACTACAACTTCACACGAG TGATTTATGTGGATGGCTCACAGTCAGCTCCACTCAGACAGTATCTTTACACCATGTTGGAGGGCACGGACCCCAACCAGGGCAG GTTAAAGTTCACAGTAGTCAGTGAGCCGATGGACGATGAGGAGGAGTGTGTGGACGTTGGACATGCTTTTCTGGACCTACAGAAACTTCTCCTCACTGGAAATGATGTCAGCGACCAACAAATTGATG TGGTGAGTGTGGATGAAGACAAGGAGGTGATAGGAAATCTGAAAGTGTCTCTGGAAGCAGCGAAAGCTCTGACTGGGATATACCAGGAGTTTCACCAGAAGATTGAGACCAAGAAAGAAGATAACACagatgaggaagaagaggaggagaaagaagaagaggagcaagagggagagaagaaaacaGATGAAATAGTGATAGATTATGAGGATGATAGTGACTTCTGA